atttatataaattattgcgATTTTGTGGCTTCATTGAACAAATTCTAATAACATTTTATATGTCACTTAACATGCATGTAAAGTTAGAGTATATGAGTTGGCATTGAGCATtatagataaaatatttattttgtcatTGATGAAAATCTTGATAATGTAATAGCTAATGAAAGAAATATAGACGATGCATTTGGGTTAATTGGTGTTtacaataagaaaataaatttaaataaaaaagattttttaataGAAGTGTACGAGTTCATCATTAGCATACTTTTAGGGTAGTTTaaaatcttttgaaaaaaaaagtttctaGTTTACTAATAATGGgttatcgattttgtgattttgataataattttaatttttttatatcgaATTATCGATTCTtaacaatttaaatttatttcttaATGGATTAATCGATaattcaataataaaataataaatgatatcTATATTATTTGGCATATAAAGTCTTCAACCAAGGATTTAGTTACATACCTTTTCATTTCTGATTGTCTTAAACTTCTAATTTATCTTACAAAATGCCGGTGTTTGTTTTTGAGTAATATGTAATCTGTCAAGATCATGTGCATGATTCATTTGATCTTGTCACTTTGTTTCTaagtgattttttaaaaatgtgatAATCCAGTCAATAATGATCAATAATAGATAAATCTATAATCGATATTTTATATCTTAttgattttataataatttagcATATTTACAAATCAATAACTGATAAActtcaaaattaaattgaatCGAACCGAatcaaaccaaccgatagggaAAGAAAAAGTTCTCCTTCCATTTTTGACATCATTTTCCTAGTTTGAGACTGAAGTGGCACAAAACTTCACCCTAGGGGCCAACTGCTTTATATGTTTTACTTAAGTGACtagtaataattaataaattccATTTTATCCCAGTACAGTCAATAACCACTAGCACAGAAGACCGGCGGCATTTGGTGGACCGGAGTCGCATTTTTAAACCGGCAGAAGTCCAGTACCCGTGAATCGTGATGGCTATCCCTACACCACCGTCGAGCTCCGCCGCTTCCGGCAGTTATCAGAACCGTAAGAGGTCATTAGGTTTCTTTGCAAACGCAATGAAGAGGAAAGATAGCTTTATACAATTCTTGGCCATGACTGGAATCCTTCTTCTGAGTGTGAGATCGCTTGGGCAGAAGTACCGCATAAATGATCTCATGGAGGATAACGTTGCCCTCAAGGAAGAACAAGAAGGCCTTGTTCACCGAATGAACCATATCAAGCAAAGTCTACTTGCTGAAGCTGCTGTTGAGCCTACCGGTGCCTTTGCTTCCCGCCTTCGCCGCCTCTTTGGTGATGACAGCTGAAACAGTTGAGTTTTTTGTTCTGTCGAGtttatatttcatatatatctGATATAGAATGTCCAATATTAGCAGAATTTATGAAAGTTGGAGTTTAGGATTTTGTAGATTCATCTTGACATAGAGTGTTAAAATTTGGAGCCTTTATCTTCAAATATCTTAATTTGTCATTTCTAAGGTCTTTTAGTTTACTGTTTCTTTTTTGAAACTTTGTCATATGGTATGAATTGTTCAAAAAATTTGCTAAAGGGAACACTTACGCCTAATTCTATCAATGGAGAGTAAGAATTGTGTAGCGTCTACAGAATGCCAACCTTTGGATCTGTTACTCGGCTAATCAAACTGTGCACCACTTTTTATCCATTCCGTCTGTCAAGGTCCATTTAAAGGCAATCCAGGAGTTCTCTAAACAATGAGATTCCCTGAGACCTAATATTGTATCCATATAGATATTACAAGTCTCTAACTAGTATAAAACGGATCCTAATACAAACAACGAAATCTCCATGCTAGTAAAAATCATTGAGATGTTTGAAATGACAAATGTAGCATGCTTTGGAAATCACAACTTCTTTTCCC
This region of Solanum dulcamara chromosome 9, daSolDulc1.2, whole genome shotgun sequence genomic DNA includes:
- the LOC129904155 gene encoding uncharacterized protein LOC129904155 isoform X2, which encodes MAIPTPPSSSAASGSYQNRKRSLGFFANAMKRKDSFIQFLAMTGILLLSVRSLGQKYRINDLMEDNVALKEEQEGLVHRMNHIKQSLLAEAAVEPTGAFASRLRRLFGDDS